Proteins encoded together in one Candidatus Auribacterota bacterium window:
- a CDS encoding PDZ domain-containing protein: MGKYRLFLFMGGIFIFFFIGCLSAEQIYQTGWIGGNYSKMSALPDKIRQNQSGAIFVSRVYENTPLLNAGIKEGDLIFKIDTKEVDNIKTFRKIIEKSTTGTKITLTIYRDGEIIDCPITVGKETYQKSIFLGIGLPVSLKFDPIPNPDFSIFGILHYEKNNSQLELNSPENKYLKNINSEFNMRESWSACFAILVFGGHKEILTQEILQSEAPRHKKQ; encoded by the coding sequence ATGGGAAAGTATCGATTATTTTTATTTATGGGAGGTATTTTTATATTTTTCTTTATTGGTTGTCTTTCTGCCGAACAAATTTACCAAACAGGTTGGATTGGAGGTAATTACTCGAAAATGTCTGCATTACCGGATAAGATAAGACAAAATCAATCAGGTGCAATATTTGTCTCCAGAGTTTATGAAAATACACCACTATTGAATGCCGGGATTAAAGAAGGCGATCTTATCTTTAAAATAGATACTAAGGAAGTGGATAATATAAAAACATTTAGAAAGATAATAGAAAAAAGTACGACAGGAACAAAAATTACATTAACAATATATCGCGATGGAGAAATAATAGATTGTCCTATTACAGTAGGAAAAGAGACTTATCAGAAAAGTATTTTTTTGGGCATTGGACTTCCTGTATCACTTAAATTTGATCCTATTCCAAATCCTGATTTTTCCATTTTCGGTATCTTGCATTACGAAAAAAATAATAGCCAGCTGGAATTAAACTCTCCAGAGAATAAATATTTAAAAAACATAAACTCAGAATTCAATATGAGAGAAAGCTGGTCTGCCTGTTTTGCAATATTGGTATTTGGTGGACATAAGGAAATTCTCACTCAAGAAATATTGCAATCAGAGGCACCGAGACACAAAAAACAATAA
- the rplU gene encoding 50S ribosomal protein L21 produces the protein MFAIIQSGSKQYRVSQGDRLVIEKVDAVKGKDIEFKDVLLISEGDKVLVGHPTVDNAVVIGTSESEERGTKLYPLKKKRRKNYRRRIGHRQTMSVVRIKEIKTV, from the coding sequence ATGTTTGCTATAATACAGAGTGGTTCAAAGCAGTACAGAGTATCACAGGGCGACCGGCTCGTCATCGAAAAGGTGGATGCCGTTAAGGGGAAGGATATTGAATTCAAGGACGTACTCCTTATCTCGGAGGGAGATAAGGTGCTCGTGGGGCATCCTACGGTCGACAATGCCGTGGTGATAGGGACGTCCGAGTCCGAGGAGAGGGGAACCAAGCTCTACCCGTTAAAGAAGAAGCGACGGAAAAATTACAGGCGACGCATCGGGCACCGACAGACCATGAGTGTGGTGAGAATCAAGGAGATCAAGACAGTCTGA
- the rpmA gene encoding 50S ribosomal protein L27, giving the protein MAHKKGMGSSRNGRDSNSQRLGVKRFGGQRVTSGSILVRQHGTRFAAGVNVGRGRDDTLFALIDGIVSFTGETKGHRKVGVIPAV; this is encoded by the coding sequence ATGGCACATAAAAAGGGAATGGGGAGTTCGAGGAATGGCCGCGACAGCAATTCTCAGCGTCTGGGGGTCAAGCGGTTCGGCGGTCAGCGCGTCACGAGCGGGAGTATCCTCGTGAGGCAGCACGGAACACGTTTCGCAGCCGGCGTCAATGTCGGCAGGGGGAGAGACGACACCCTTTTTGCCCTCATCGACGGCATCGTCAGTTTTACAGGGGAGACGAAAGGGCATAGAAAAGTGGGCGTGATACCCGCAGTATAA
- the obgE gene encoding GTPase ObgE produces the protein MFIDRIKVLVKAGDGGNGCVSFRREKYVPKGGPNGGNGGKGGDVFLFADKNLATLLDFYYQPQLRAGKGEHGRGKLQSGAGGKDLLVRVPVGTVVREVPAGATVGDLCEDGQRLLAARGGRGGRGNEHFKSSTRRAPRIAEKGEAGEERTLELELKLIADVGLVGYPNAGKSTLISKISAARPKIAPYPFTTREPHLGLVRYGEDGSFVVADIPGLIEGAHRNVGLGHEFLRHIERTRLLLIVIDMAAVDGHEPLDVLMTLETELALHQPELMKKTRLIAANKMDLPEAAVRLEEFCRRTRAHGGRVYPISALTGKGVKELVAALAKLLYENKESSHGGHRDSRSTQISTVDL, from the coding sequence GTGTTCATAGATAGGATTAAAGTTTTGGTTAAAGCGGGAGACGGTGGAAACGGCTGCGTGAGTTTCCGCCGGGAAAAATACGTCCCCAAGGGCGGTCCCAACGGCGGTAACGGAGGAAAGGGGGGGGACGTCTTTCTTTTTGCGGATAAGAATCTTGCGACGCTCCTTGATTTCTACTATCAACCCCAACTGAGGGCCGGCAAGGGCGAGCACGGCAGGGGGAAACTCCAGAGCGGAGCCGGTGGGAAAGACCTGCTGGTGCGTGTCCCCGTGGGAACGGTCGTGCGCGAAGTTCCGGCGGGCGCCACTGTCGGCGATTTGTGCGAAGATGGGCAGCGCCTCCTCGCGGCGCGGGGCGGCCGCGGCGGCCGGGGGAATGAGCACTTCAAGAGCTCAACCAGGAGGGCTCCTCGAATAGCCGAGAAGGGCGAGGCGGGAGAGGAGCGGACGCTCGAACTCGAGCTTAAACTGATCGCAGATGTGGGGCTGGTGGGCTATCCAAACGCAGGGAAATCAACGCTCATATCGAAGATTTCCGCCGCCCGCCCCAAGATTGCGCCCTATCCCTTCACCACGCGTGAACCCCACCTCGGTCTTGTCCGCTATGGTGAAGACGGGTCGTTTGTGGTCGCTGACATCCCTGGGCTGATTGAGGGCGCGCATCGCAATGTGGGACTCGGCCACGAGTTTCTGAGGCATATCGAGCGGACTCGTCTCCTCCTCATCGTCATAGACATGGCAGCGGTGGACGGGCATGAGCCGCTCGATGTGCTCATGACGCTCGAGACGGAGCTCGCACTGCACCAGCCTGAACTCATGAAGAAGACTCGCCTCATCGCCGCCAACAAAATGGACCTCCCCGAGGCGGCAGTGCGCCTGGAGGAGTTCTGCCGGAGGACGAGAGCGCACGGCGGCAGGGTATACCCGATCTCGGCGCTCACGGGGAAGGGGGTGAAGGAGCTCGTCGCCGCCCTCGCGAAGCTGCTGTACGAGAATAAAGAAAGCAGCCACGGAGGCCACAGAGATTCACGTTCGACACAGATAAGCACCGTTGACCTATGA
- the proB gene encoding glutamate 5-kinase — protein sequence MRTQLISKAHRIVVKVGSNVLSGADGHISEKVIDGLARQIAGLCREGREVILVTSGAISTGMARLGLSQRPKLLPQLQAAAAVGQSYLMNLYAVQFRAQGVEAAQILLTADDLKVRHRHLNARNTIIALLEKGIVPVINENDTVSTEEIKFGDNDNLSALVSNLVKADLLIILTDTAGLMTVDPKKGGGELIREVPCMSHEIEALARGVGSERGTGGMASKLKAVKMVTSSGEAAIVADGREKDILGKLFAGDQVGTFFHPQGGRMRGRKRWIAFFIKPKGKIVVDDGAAAALLERGTSLLPTGVKDALGDFKSGDKVSIVTLQAREIARGLTNYASEDLRKIKGLKTGEIQAVLGYKDYDEVVHRDNLVLVKEPADRRKNSGDGR from the coding sequence ATGAGAACACAACTGATTTCGAAGGCGCACAGGATCGTGGTAAAGGTGGGGAGCAATGTGCTCTCTGGTGCGGACGGTCACATAAGCGAGAAGGTCATTGATGGACTCGCTCGGCAGATCGCGGGCCTCTGCCGGGAGGGGAGAGAGGTAATTCTTGTGACCTCCGGCGCCATCTCCACCGGTATGGCCCGCCTGGGGCTCTCCCAGCGACCCAAGCTGCTGCCCCAGCTCCAGGCGGCGGCAGCGGTGGGACAGAGCTATTTGATGAATCTGTACGCGGTGCAGTTCCGCGCGCAGGGCGTTGAAGCAGCTCAGATCCTGCTCACCGCCGATGACCTGAAGGTCCGCCACCGGCATCTGAACGCGCGCAATACCATTATCGCGCTGCTTGAGAAAGGGATCGTCCCCGTCATCAACGAGAACGACACGGTATCCACCGAGGAAATCAAATTTGGTGACAACGACAACCTCTCCGCGCTGGTCTCGAACCTTGTCAAGGCCGACCTGCTCATCATCCTCACCGATACGGCGGGACTGATGACTGTGGATCCGAAAAAGGGCGGCGGTGAACTGATCAGGGAGGTCCCATGCATGAGTCACGAGATCGAAGCGCTCGCCCGGGGCGTCGGCTCGGAGAGGGGAACCGGCGGGATGGCGAGCAAGTTGAAGGCCGTGAAGATGGTCACCTCATCGGGAGAGGCAGCGATCGTGGCTGACGGGCGGGAGAAGGACATTCTGGGAAAACTCTTCGCGGGAGATCAGGTGGGGACGTTTTTTCATCCGCAGGGGGGAAGGATGCGGGGGCGAAAACGCTGGATCGCTTTTTTTATCAAACCGAAAGGGAAAATAGTCGTTGATGACGGCGCGGCGGCGGCGCTCCTGGAGCGGGGCACAAGTCTCCTGCCCACGGGCGTCAAGGACGCGCTCGGTGATTTCAAGAGCGGCGACAAGGTGAGCATCGTGACGCTCCAGGCGCGCGAGATAGCCCGCGGGCTGACGAACTATGCCTCTGAAGACCTCCGAAAAATAAAGGGGTTGAAGACCGGGGAGATACAGGCAGTGCTCGGGTACAAGGACTACGATGAGGTGGTCCACCGGGATAATCTGGTACTCGTCAAGGAGCCGGCAGACCGGAGAAAAAATTCAGGAGACGGAAGGTAG
- a CDS encoding IS1634 family transposase: MRLQVGGLPLVDEIMRRMRLRQILGDTIPASERGSIPAVDAVLLLVMNMAVAKDPLYELQQWVESVDLRCLGYARLPGVKFSDDRFTRALDKLYQADRASLMTSVVVSAVRTFKIDLSRIHNDCTTVSTFGRIAGRTRSGLEMLRGYSKGHRPDLKQLVFCLSICEDGAVPVHHKAYPGNRNEDATHIETWETLRQIHGRPDFIYVGDCKLCGQKQLAHIVSGGGRAITILPEGRLEARQFKDGIRVAGIKKKLLWRRPKPCDESTTEYFYLYEGQHRTRVDSYPLWWYSSSEKRERDRYSREDRLRRAGVSLAALNLKINKGRLEKKGRIERAATGILTQLDVRHLMRVDVRTHIERMRLRRRGRPGIHSQYRTACRVSYSLHWSPDQDALRREARTDGLFPLVCTDPMVSPRDVLKIYKYQPRLEKRFSQFKSIHRAAPLLFKRIDRVEANMFVFFLALLVQALIERLVCHRIKAQKLDPLKLYPEERDAPHPTTSRILKTFEGISTYRITQNSHTLEEYRDQLNHTQRQVLKLMDITEEKFWKF; encoded by the coding sequence ATGCGTTTGCAGGTGGGCGGGTTGCCGCTTGTGGATGAGATCATGCGACGGATGCGCCTGAGGCAAATCCTGGGCGATACTATTCCGGCTTCTGAACGAGGATCAATCCCCGCCGTTGATGCAGTGCTGCTGCTCGTAATGAACATGGCGGTGGCGAAAGATCCTCTGTATGAACTCCAACAGTGGGTCGAATCAGTTGATCTGCGCTGCCTGGGATACGCACGACTCCCGGGCGTTAAATTCAGCGATGACAGGTTTACCCGGGCGCTTGACAAACTGTATCAGGCCGACCGGGCCTCCCTCATGACATCGGTTGTGGTTTCAGCCGTCAGGACGTTCAAGATCGATCTGAGTCGCATCCACAACGATTGCACCACAGTCTCAACATTCGGCAGGATCGCCGGACGGACGCGCTCCGGGCTTGAAATGCTCCGTGGGTACAGTAAGGGCCATCGGCCCGATCTCAAGCAGCTTGTATTCTGCTTGAGCATCTGTGAGGACGGGGCAGTTCCCGTACATCATAAGGCGTATCCCGGGAACCGGAACGAGGATGCCACCCACATTGAGACCTGGGAGACGTTGCGCCAGATTCACGGGCGCCCTGATTTTATCTATGTGGGAGACTGCAAGCTCTGCGGGCAGAAGCAACTTGCACACATCGTCTCCGGTGGAGGCCGGGCGATAACCATCCTCCCGGAAGGCAGACTGGAGGCTCGTCAATTCAAGGACGGGATCCGCGTGGCCGGCATAAAAAAGAAACTGCTCTGGAGAAGGCCAAAGCCCTGTGATGAGTCCACGACTGAATATTTTTACCTCTATGAGGGTCAACACCGCACGCGGGTGGATAGCTATCCACTATGGTGGTATTCCTCCAGTGAGAAGCGCGAACGGGATCGATATAGCCGTGAAGATCGGCTGCGGAGGGCAGGGGTGTCCCTTGCGGCGTTAAACCTGAAGATCAACAAGGGCCGTTTGGAGAAAAAGGGACGCATTGAACGAGCTGCCACGGGAATCCTCACACAGCTGGATGTGCGGCATCTTATGCGCGTCGATGTCAGGACCCATATTGAGCGCATGCGGCTACGGCGTCGAGGGCGCCCCGGAATCCATTCCCAATACAGGACAGCCTGCCGGGTCTCTTACAGTCTGCATTGGTCGCCCGATCAAGATGCCCTGCGCCGAGAAGCCCGAACCGACGGGCTGTTTCCCCTGGTCTGTACCGACCCAATGGTGTCTCCCAGAGATGTGCTGAAAATATACAAGTATCAGCCTCGGCTTGAGAAACGCTTCAGTCAATTCAAGAGCATTCACCGGGCAGCGCCGCTGTTATTCAAGCGAATTGATCGGGTTGAAGCAAATATGTTCGTGTTCTTCCTCGCGTTATTGGTGCAGGCGCTCATTGAGCGGTTGGTATGTCATCGGATCAAGGCACAGAAGCTTGATCCCTTGAAGCTGTATCCGGAAGAGCGTGATGCGCCACATCCTACCACTTCTCGAATCCTGAAGACCTTTGAGGGTATCTCCACTTACCGAATCACTCAGAACAGCCACACACTGGAGGAGTACCGGGATCAGTTAAACCACACGCAACGACAGGTCTTAAAACTAATGGATATTACAGAAGAGAAATTCTGGAAATTTTGA